The Mucilaginibacter rubeus genomic interval ATCGGTATAATCCTCGGCGTAGATCTGCTCCAGACCGTGATCCGATAGTTTGCAGCCATTCTCCGCAAAATAATCATGGCGGCTTTTAAGTGCTTTTAAATAGTCATCAAAGTTTGAGATATCTACATTAGCAACAACCTGCAGCTGGTCGATGTATTTGTTAAGTGATGCGATATCGTCAGCGTTCATGGCTTTATCCGGGCGATATGCCGGTAACACCTTTACGCTATAATCGTCTTGTTTTAACTTCTGATGATGGCTGAGATTATCCAGCGGATCATCCGTGGTGCCCACAACCTCTACGTTTTTATTTTTAAGAATATTACGGATGCTAAACTCCGGTGATTGCAGTTTTTCATTACACTGAGCGTATATTTTTTGTGCAGATGCCGGCGAAAGCAATTCGGTAATGCCAAAATAACGCTGTAACTCGAGGTGTGTCCAGTGATATAGCGGGTTCCTTAATGTATATGGTACAGTTGCCGCCCAGGCTGTAAATTTTTCCTCGTCGGTTTTATTACCGGTGATGTAGGCTTCATTAACCCCATTTGCCCGCATGGCGCGCCATTTGTAATGATCGCCATAAAGCCAGATCTGAGTTATGTTTTTAAAGTTGATATCGTCGGCAATCTGGTCTGGCGGCAGATGGCAATGATAATCAATTATAGGCTGATGACTTGCGAACTCATGGTATAATCGCTGCGCCGTTTTAGTTTGGAGTAAAAAATCCTGGTCTAAAAAATTCTTCATTGGTTATTAACAGATGTAATACCGGGCTCAATGGTATTATAGTTTATACTTGTAAGGGGCAAATTACACATCATATAGGCAAGTTGGAAGTAATAAGCCTAAACAATCCACGCAAACGTTTTCGTTCAACGTTAAAACACATTTATTATAATAAAAAAAAGGCGACAGGTACTAAACCCATCGCCTTTTATAGCTATTGGTAAAATTTATGCTACCAGAAAATAGAGTACAATGCTACTACGATACCTGTTACAATTAGTGCACCGGCTAAAAATCCTCTTGAGGTTTTAAACATCGAACTTTCAATTTCAAGACCATTTGTAGTAACGCCCCTGGCCTGATCAATTTTGGATATAATGTACATACCGATAACGCAGATGATAAATACAAAGCCCATACGATCAAGGAAAGGGATTTCATAAAGCTGGGTTACCTTATCATCCTGTAGTGCCAACTTTGAAAAGCCATATGGAGAAAGGAAGCTCAGATCAATAAACCTTGGGCAAAGTTTAAAGAAACATGAGAAGATGAAACCACCAACGGTTGCAAATAAAGCCGCGTTTGATGTAGCCTTTTTCCAGAAGAAACCAAGAATGAACATGGCAAAAATACCCGGAGATACAAAGCCTGTATATTCCTGAATGTACTGGAAGCCTTGTTTACCTTCGCCCATTAAGGCTTTACCGATAAGCTCAGATAACAGGATACCTAATAATAAGGCTACAAGAACAGAGATCTTACCCAGGTTAACCAGTTTCTTATCGGTAGCTTCAGGGTTGATAGCTTTTTTGTAAATATCTAACGTAAAGATAGTAGCGATACTGTTTGCTTTACCTGCTAACGAGGCTACAATTGCGGCAGTTAACGCGGCAAATGAAAGACCTTTTAAGCCGGTAGGCAATAAGTTTAACAACGATGGATATGCTTTGTTAGGATCCAATACACCCGATGAACTCGCCATTTCCTGGTGGAACATACCTTTTTGATATAACAGGTAAGCTGCAATACCCGGCAACACCACAATAACAGGCATCAGCAATTTAAGGAATGCAGCAAACAAGATACCACCGCGGGCGGTTTTTAGGTTTGCACCTAAAGCCCTTTGGGTGATGTACTGGTTACAGCCCCAATAGTTAAGGTTGGTGATCCACATACCACCTATCAATACTGATAAGCCAGGCAGGTCCATATAGTTTGGATTATCCTTTTTGAAGATCATATGGAAGTGGTCAGTAGCTTCGCTGTGCAGAATTTTGAAACCGTTCAGTAAGCCTGTGGTACCTTCTTTTTCGCTTAACAACGTAAGTGCGAGATAAGATGCCATTAAACCACCCAGTATAAGTACAGCTACCTGAATAACGTCGGTATATCCAATAACCTTCATACCTCCCAGCGTAATAACCGCCGAGAATATAGCAAGCAACCAGATACACAGGTGTATATCCAAACCGGAGATACCACTGATGGCCAAGGCGCCAAGGTAAAGGATTGACATTAAATTAACCACAATGTACAGCAGCAGCCAAAAGATAGCCATGATCATGGCTACTGTTCCGTTGTACCGCTGGTGCAGGAACTGTGGCATGGTAAAGATCTTATTTTTAAGATATACCGGGATAAAGAAAACCGCCACAATGATAAGGGTAATAGCAGCCATCCACTCGTAAGTAGATATAGCTAAGCCCATTTTAAACGCAGACCCACTTGTACCTATAAATTGTTCGGCAGAGATATTTGAAGCGATTAACGATGCTCCGATGGCCCACCAGGTTAACGACCCTTCGGCCAAAAAATAGTCTTTTGAAGTGGCATCGGCGTTGTGTTTACGCTTATACACCCACCAGCCATAGCTGGCAACAATTATAAAGTAGATAAAGAAAACAGCATAATCGCCATTCGAGAGGGTTTTGAGGTTCATTGTTTTGGTTTGTCTTTGGGTTTAATATGTATGATTGACAATTATAAACTATATATATCGATTTATCAAATTTTCGATGTATTCTTGTTTACCGCTTGTCACTTTTGGTTCGCCGTTAGCTATCGCATAGTTACGCAAATCTTCCAAAGAAACCTTACCCGCTTCAAAATCTTTTCCTGTACCTGAATCAAATGAGGCATACCTTTCGGTACGTAATTTTTTGTATTCTGATTTTTGCAGGATATTGTCGGCCGTTACCAATGCCCTTGCAAAAAGGTCCATACCACCAATATGGGCATAGAACAAGTCTGCCGGATCGGTTGAGTTACGACGGATCTTGGCATCGAAGTTAATACCACCACCCTGGAAACCGCCAGCCTCAAGGATGATCAGCATACATTCCGTGATCTCATTGATGTCGTTCGGGAACTGATCGGTATCCCAGCCGTTTTGCGAATCTCCACGATTAGCATCAATCGAACCTAATAAACCTGAGTCAGCAGCAACCTGCAATTCGTGCTGGAAAGTATGGCCGGCCAAAGTAGCATGGTTAACCTCAAGGTTCAATTTAAAATCATTGATGAGATCGTATTTCTGTAAAAAGCCCAATACTGTGGCCGCATCATAGTCATACTGATGTTTTGTTGGCTCACATGGTTTTGGCTCGATAAAGAAAGTGCCCTTAAAGCCTTGTTTGCGGGCATAATCTTTAGCGGTATGTAAAAACTTAGCTAAATGCTCCTGCTCGCGTTTCATGTTGGTGTTAAGCAGGCTCATATAACCTTCGCGGCCACCCCAGAACACATAGTTTTCACCACCCAGGGCAATTGTAGCGTCAAGCGCTGCTTTTACCTGTGCACCTGCATGGGCCAATACATGAAAGTCAGGATTGGTTGAAGCACCGTTCATATAGCGTTTGTGGCTGAACAGGTTTGCAGTGCCCCAAAGCAGTTTTACACCGCTGGCAGCCTGTTTTTGTTTAGCATATTCAACCAAAGCCTGTAAACGACGGTCGTTTTCAGCAACATCGTTACCATAGTCAACCACGTCAACATCGTGGAAACAGTAATATGGCAGGTTCATTTTGGTAAGAAACTCAAACGCAGCGTCCATTTTATCTTTAGCGCGCTCAACGGCATCCGCTTTTTCATCCCATGGGAAAACATGCGTAGCGCCGCCAAACGGATCGGCACCGGTACCGCAGAACGAATGCCAGTAAGCTCCTGCAAAACGCAAATGATCTTTCATGGTTTTACCGGCTACTACCCTATTCGCATCATACCAGCGAAACGCCAGCGGGTTATCTGATTCAAGGCCTTCAAATTTTACCTGGCCAATTTCTTTGAAAAATTCCTTTTCGCCTGTTACTATGCTCATATTGTTTTAATTATTGAATTATCGGATTAGTGAATTATTGATTTTCTTGTTGAATTATTAATTGGTTTTTATAAAAAGCTTTGTGCCTTCGGCCTTAAGCTTTCAGCCTAAGATCAAGCAAAGTTTTCCACTCCTGGTAAATAGGTTCAAACTGATCTGTTGTTGGTTCTACCAGTTTAATAGCTTTGATATTGCTGAATGCTTCAGATGGCGATTTGAAAATGCCTGCGCCGATTCCTGCTCCTAAGGCCGCGCCAACGCTGCCGTCATTATTATAAAGCTCGACGGGTACGCCCGTAGCATTTACAAATGTTTGTGTAAACAGATCGCTCAGGAAGAGATTGCTTTTACCTGCGCGGATCACAGTTGGGTTCATGCCATTCCCCCGCATAATATCAAAACCGTAACGGAATGACGAGGCTATACCCTCCTGCACAGCCCTGAAAATATGGGCAGGTGTATGCAGGTTAAGATCGATGTTTTGGAAATGTGCGCCTACCTGCTTGTTGTTTAACATGCGCTCGGCACCGTTGCCAAAAGGAAGCACCTGTAAGCCATCGGCACCTAATGGGGCTTTTTCGGCTTCGGCATTCATTTGATTGTAGCTATAGCCTGTACCGAATGTGTTTTTTACCCAACGGTACAAACTGCCGGTGCCATTTATGCACAGCAATACGCCAAGCCTCTTTTGTTCGTTGGTATAGTTAACGTGAGCGAAAGTATTGATGCGGGATTGCTGATCGTAAACCAATTGATCATTTACCCCATAAATAACACCAGAGGTGCCTGCGGTAGCCGCTACTTCGCCGGGATTAAGGACATTTAGTGATAACGCGTTGTTAGGCTGATCGCCTGATTTATAAGTAACCGGGATACCCGCCTTTAAGTTCAGTTTTTCGGCAACCGATGCCTGCAATGTTCCGTGCGATGAAAACACAGGATTGATAACGGGGAATAAATTCTCATCAAAACCAAAGTAGTTAATGATTTCTTTAGAGATGCCGTTGGTTTTGAAATCGAAAAATACCCCCTCAGAAAGTGCTGATACCGATGTGGTGATCTCGCCGGTAAGTTTCATGGCGATATAATCGCCGGGTAGCATGATTTTGTCAATTTTATTATAGATCTCTGGTTCGTTTTCTTTTACCCAGGCCAGTTTTGAGGCCGTGAAGTTACCGGGCGAATTGAGCAGATGAGATAGGCAGTGTTCTTCGCCAATTGTGGCAAATGCCTTATCGCCTATTTCAACAGCGCGGCTATCGCACCAAATGATACTATCGCGCAATACGTTTTGATCTTTATCAACAAGCACAAGGCCGTGCATTTGATATGCTATGCCTATTGCAGCAATATCCTTTGAATTATAACCACCTTTGGCATGGCAGCGCTCAAGTGCCTTTTGTGCCTGTTGCCACCACATGGACGGCGATTGCTCGGCCCAGCCGGCATGCAATGCTTTTATTGGTGACTCCTCATCGGGATATTGCGCAGACGCAACTGTGTTTTGTGTAGCAGCGTCCACAACACTTACTTTTACCGACGAAGTACCTATATCAATCCCTAATAATAGCATAGCCTATTCAGATTTTTGTGTGATTTTTTGGTTGTATTTATTAATTGGTAACTTAACGCAACGAAAATAAATAAATAAATAAAAATTGCAATCGATTGCGTAAAATATTTTTTCCAAATTGCACTCACCAATGAAGAAAGTAAAACGCACAACCATTTATGACATTGCCGCCAAGCTCGGCATAACTGCATCCTCGGTATCAAGGGCGCTGAACAACAGCAGCCAGGTAAATGAAAAGACCCGCGAGCTGATCATTAAAACCGCCGACGAGCTCAATTATAAACGTAATACGCTTGCCTCCAATCTGCGAAAGGGGCATTCAAAAACCATTGGCGTTGTGGTACCCCGCATCAACCAGAACTTTTTCGCCAATGTAATAGCCGGGATTGAGGAAACAACCTATCAAAAAGGCTATAACCTGATCATTTGCCAATCAGGCGAGGTACATGATAAGGAAATTCAATGCGTAAACACCCTTATTAATCAGCATGTGGATTGTATCGTGATCTCTGTATCGGCCGATAGTTATGATTATCAGCATCTGCAGAATGTGCTCGACCACGGCATACAACTGATCCAGTTTGACCGTGTTGCCGAAGAGCTGGAAACCCTTAAAGTGATCAACGACAATGAGCAGGCTTCGTACGAGGCGGTATCACACCTGATAGAAAATGGCTACAAGCGTATTGCTCTGCTTGAAGGCCCACAAAACCTGAACATCTTCCGCCAGCGAAAAACTGGTTATCTGCGGGCGTTGGAAACCCACAAGGTTGCCGTTATTGATGAATTGGTAGTAGAAAACGCCTGGACAAAAGAACTCGGTGCCGAAGCCACACGCAAACTGCTTAACCTCCCCCAGCCTCCTGATGCGATATTCGCTTCCACTTCGGATTTTTCAGCACTGGGCGTTTTGGAAGTAGCTAATGCGATGGATATCAAAGTTCCTTCGGAGCTGGGTATTTGCGGTTACTCCAATGAAGCGTTTACAGAGATCACCAGTCCGTCTATAACCTCTATAGATCAGTTTAGTGTATATATGGGCAAAACCATCGGTAACCTGTTTTTTCAGGAGAATGCCAATACTGAGGTTTCAGTTAAACCTAAGATTATCAGCATAAAACCAGAATTGATCATCAGGGGATCTACAGCGAAGAAGGGATAGTTCTTTTCCGTTCTTTCTTAACAATCGTCATTGCGGGGCACGAAGCAATCCCAAACTTACAGAGAGACTTACTTGGTCACTTTGTAACCTGTGAGTTGTGTTCCGCGCAATGACATTTTTTTACTAAATAATCCCCATTAATCCAATTTCTTTGGATTGGTATTTTCATTTTAAATTCAATATCGATAAGCATTTAGTTACATATTTGTTACATTAAGCTTTAATTTCAGCCATTATTTAATTATAATACGTATGGATGATTTTTTAGCGGCCAGATCCCAAATGGCCTTATCGTTAGGGTTTCATATCATATATTCCTGTATCGGTATGGTGATGCCTGTTTTTATGGCTATATCCCACTTTAAATGGATAAAAACGCAGGATCCCGTCTATAAAAATATTACTGTTGCCTGGAGCAAGGGCGTGGCTATATTT includes:
- the uxaC gene encoding glucuronate isomerase; translated protein: MKNFLDQDFLLQTKTAQRLYHEFASHQPIIDYHCHLPPDQIADDINFKNITQIWLYGDHYKWRAMRANGVNEAYITGNKTDEEKFTAWAATVPYTLRNPLYHWTHLELQRYFGITELLSPASAQKIYAQCNEKLQSPEFSIRNILKNKNVEVVGTTDDPLDNLSHHQKLKQDDYSVKVLPAYRPDKAMNADDIASLNKYIDQLQVVANVDISNFDDYLKALKSRHDYFAENGCKLSDHGLEQIYAEDYTDAEIAAIFIKIRNNEVLLPLEILKFKSAMLYYFAIWDHEKGWVQQFHLGALRNNNARALTNLGPDTGWDSIGDFTQGRALSKFLNRLDTTNQLAKTIIYNLNPADNELFATMVGNYNDGSVAGKMQFGSAWWFLDQKDGMIKQMNALSNMGLLSRMVGMLTDSRSFMSFPRHEYFRRLLCNLLGDDIENGELPNDIEWTGKIVSDICYFNAKNYFNF
- a CDS encoding sodium/sugar symporter: MNLKTLSNGDYAVFFIYFIIVASYGWWVYKRKHNADATSKDYFLAEGSLTWWAIGASLIASNISAEQFIGTSGSAFKMGLAISTYEWMAAITLIIVAVFFIPVYLKNKIFTMPQFLHQRYNGTVAMIMAIFWLLLYIVVNLMSILYLGALAISGISGLDIHLCIWLLAIFSAVITLGGMKVIGYTDVIQVAVLILGGLMASYLALTLLSEKEGTTGLLNGFKILHSEATDHFHMIFKKDNPNYMDLPGLSVLIGGMWITNLNYWGCNQYITQRALGANLKTARGGILFAAFLKLLMPVIVVLPGIAAYLLYQKGMFHQEMASSSGVLDPNKAYPSLLNLLPTGLKGLSFAALTAAIVASLAGKANSIATIFTLDIYKKAINPEATDKKLVNLGKISVLVALLLGILLSELIGKALMGEGKQGFQYIQEYTGFVSPGIFAMFILGFFWKKATSNAALFATVGGFIFSCFFKLCPRFIDLSFLSPYGFSKLALQDDKVTQLYEIPFLDRMGFVFIICVIGMYIISKIDQARGVTTNGLEIESSMFKTSRGFLAGALIVTGIVVALYSIFW
- the xylA gene encoding xylose isomerase, which produces MSIVTGEKEFFKEIGQVKFEGLESDNPLAFRWYDANRVVAGKTMKDHLRFAGAYWHSFCGTGADPFGGATHVFPWDEKADAVERAKDKMDAAFEFLTKMNLPYYCFHDVDVVDYGNDVAENDRRLQALVEYAKQKQAASGVKLLWGTANLFSHKRYMNGASTNPDFHVLAHAGAQVKAALDATIALGGENYVFWGGREGYMSLLNTNMKREQEHLAKFLHTAKDYARKQGFKGTFFIEPKPCEPTKHQYDYDAATVLGFLQKYDLINDFKLNLEVNHATLAGHTFQHELQVAADSGLLGSIDANRGDSQNGWDTDQFPNDINEITECMLIILEAGGFQGGGINFDAKIRRNSTDPADLFYAHIGGMDLFARALVTADNILQKSEYKKLRTERYASFDSGTGKDFEAGKVSLEDLRNYAIANGEPKVTSGKQEYIENLINRYI
- a CDS encoding xylulokinase, giving the protein MLLLGIDIGTSSVKVSVVDAATQNTVASAQYPDEESPIKALHAGWAEQSPSMWWQQAQKALERCHAKGGYNSKDIAAIGIAYQMHGLVLVDKDQNVLRDSIIWCDSRAVEIGDKAFATIGEEHCLSHLLNSPGNFTASKLAWVKENEPEIYNKIDKIMLPGDYIAMKLTGEITTSVSALSEGVFFDFKTNGISKEIINYFGFDENLFPVINPVFSSHGTLQASVAEKLNLKAGIPVTYKSGDQPNNALSLNVLNPGEVAATAGTSGVIYGVNDQLVYDQQSRINTFAHVNYTNEQKRLGVLLCINGTGSLYRWVKNTFGTGYSYNQMNAEAEKAPLGADGLQVLPFGNGAERMLNNKQVGAHFQNIDLNLHTPAHIFRAVQEGIASSFRYGFDIMRGNGMNPTVIRAGKSNLFLSDLFTQTFVNATGVPVELYNNDGSVGAALGAGIGAGIFKSPSEAFSNIKAIKLVEPTTDQFEPIYQEWKTLLDLRLKA
- a CDS encoding LacI family DNA-binding transcriptional regulator, with protein sequence MKKVKRTTIYDIAAKLGITASSVSRALNNSSQVNEKTRELIIKTADELNYKRNTLASNLRKGHSKTIGVVVPRINQNFFANVIAGIEETTYQKGYNLIICQSGEVHDKEIQCVNTLINQHVDCIVISVSADSYDYQHLQNVLDHGIQLIQFDRVAEELETLKVINDNEQASYEAVSHLIENGYKRIALLEGPQNLNIFRQRKTGYLRALETHKVAVIDELVVENAWTKELGAEATRKLLNLPQPPDAIFASTSDFSALGVLEVANAMDIKVPSELGICGYSNEAFTEITSPSITSIDQFSVYMGKTIGNLFFQENANTEVSVKPKIISIKPELIIRGSTAKKG